A region of Bifidobacteriaceae bacterium DNA encodes the following proteins:
- a CDS encoding GNAT family N-acetyltransferase, producing the protein MNHLALAADTPTSSYADTAGKLPGWAHHVRLPGGQVIREARPDEYTAAEDLLVAAFTTGCWVSEGYEQGLRRLGQRAEAWHIWVAVDAQDHLLGIVLTPKVEFWTPEHFTFSVLAVGPDGRGLGLGAALTNHAIALARAYGFQVIQINSSPQMSAAHRLYYAEGFVRRPERETAFVSPYDERLLTFTYHVPDPLPESQVIHVERRPGPSGGPPFWREPNKSLWPDHPAGAVDVSGAFVPAAPPADAVRRAERIITRLAAQGLLAEQTTSPATEQPVASADGGPDEPLIKQIVADLGVGALTALWSPEPEARTAAVRVFFARLDALNRRLAANGPFLGGERPGRADVYLFSLLLSYDLGWRAGFAGFGAVADWPHVWHQARLVLGLAALTPEELEAAGLLPNAQGSYAEPFGPLPQPEGLGDVRAGWLEPPAELRRRRPPRDPSVPVLPYPGDWPGQDLQAARAALDTAAQKVALARQTTPQSATRPKNQAGNSGADLAEGRSDDLAGVLAVDLLGSLEELLSTAEPIATLAIWRLFWARVDWLNARFKGRRFLAGDEPGPADQALAAILDAYPADLRDFPRLQHRTNPNGNGDGTYFPREIGTVPISE; encoded by the coding sequence CCGCTTGCCCGGCGGCCAGGTCATCCGCGAAGCCCGGCCGGATGAATACACCGCCGCCGAGGATCTGCTGGTCGCCGCCTTCACCACGGGGTGTTGGGTGTCCGAGGGCTACGAGCAGGGCCTCAGACGGCTGGGCCAGAGGGCCGAGGCCTGGCACATCTGGGTGGCGGTGGACGCCCAGGACCACCTCCTCGGAATTGTTTTGACGCCCAAGGTGGAGTTCTGGACCCCCGAGCATTTCACCTTCTCGGTCTTGGCGGTCGGCCCGGACGGGCGCGGCCTGGGCCTGGGGGCCGCGTTGACCAATCACGCCATCGCGTTGGCCCGCGCCTACGGGTTCCAGGTCATCCAGATCAATTCGAGCCCGCAGATGTCAGCCGCCCACCGGCTCTACTACGCCGAGGGCTTTGTCCGCCGTCCCGAACGTGAGACGGCCTTCGTGTCGCCTTACGACGAGCGCCTGTTGACCTTCACCTACCACGTCCCGGATCCGCTGCCCGAATCGCAGGTCATCCACGTGGAGCGCCGGCCCGGCCCGTCCGGCGGCCCCCCCTTCTGGCGGGAGCCGAACAAGTCGCTTTGGCCCGACCATCCCGCCGGCGCCGTGGACGTTTCCGGAGCGTTCGTTCCAGCAGCCCCGCCCGCCGATGCCGTGCGTCGCGCTGAGCGGATCATCACCCGTTTGGCGGCCCAAGGTCTTCTGGCAGAACAGACGACAAGCCCGGCCACGGAACAGCCCGTCGCCAGCGCCGACGGCGGCCCCGACGAGCCGCTGATCAAGCAGATCGTGGCCGATCTGGGCGTTGGCGCGCTAACCGCCTTGTGGTCGCCGGAACCGGAGGCCCGCACGGCCGCGGTCCGGGTGTTCTTCGCCCGCCTTGACGCGCTCAACCGGCGTTTGGCGGCAAACGGCCCGTTCTTGGGCGGCGAACGCCCCGGCCGCGCCGACGTCTACCTGTTCAGTCTCCTGCTGTCCTATGACCTGGGCTGGCGCGCCGGCTTCGCGGGCTTCGGCGCGGTCGCGGACTGGCCCCATGTGTGGCACCAGGCCCGCCTGGTCCTGGGCCTGGCGGCCTTGACGCCTGAGGAACTGGAGGCGGCCGGGCTCCTTCCCAACGCCCAGGGGAGCTACGCCGAGCCGTTCGGCCCGCTGCCCCAACCCGAGGGTCTGGGAGACGTCCGCGCCGGTTGGCTGGAACCGCCAGCCGAACTGCGGCGCCGCCGCCCGCCGCGCGACCCGTCCGTGCCGGTCCTCCCGTATCCGGGCGACTGGCCGGGCCAAGACCTCCAGGCCGCCCGCGCGGCACTCGACACAGCCGCCCAGAAAGTGGCCTTGGCCAGGCAGACAACCCCGCAGTCCGCAACGCGGCCCAAGAACCAGGCGGGCAACTCGGGCGCGGACCTGGCCGAAGGCCGGAGCGACGACTTGGCCGGAGTCTTGGCGGTGGATCTCCTCGGCTCCCTTGAGGAGCTCCTCTCCACCGCGGAGCCAATTGCAACGCTCGCCATCTGGCGGTTGTTCTGGGCACGCGTGGACTGGCTCAACGCCCGCTTCAAGGGCCGCCGGTTCTTGGCCGGCGACGAACCGGGCCCGGCCGACCAGGCGCTCGCCGCCATCCTTGACGCCTACCCCGCCGACCTCCGCGACTTTCCCCGCCTCCAGCACCGCACCAACCCAAACGGAAATGGGGACGGTACCTATTTCCCGCGGGAAATAGGTACCGTCCCCATTTCCGAGTAA
- a CDS encoding ABC transporter substrate-binding protein — protein MRSFKSTLVAASAVAALLALTACGSSKDDAPSSQGSGSQEAGGGGGGGTGDGGGELTTVTVASSRLSHLAAIVLGDEQGIFAKHGLELSLDLDSADLAGIPAVAAGRVNFGNGETVSLLAAASEGIEVVAVLPASASTGVRGEDYGALLVSGDSPIQSPRELEGKTVSSNSLTNIASLAVREAVRADGGDPSKLNLVEVNFPDVPTALENGTIDAAWVIEPFKSAAIAGGARAIGWGFEDIADEVTVSTWITSAKFAEEHADVVSAFKAAAQESYQYARDHEDQAKAVIPTITSITPEVANTVVLTSWKDEVTVAELQRVLDAAKDFGLVTKEPDLEALIFKG, from the coding sequence ATGCGCAGTTTCAAGTCCACCCTTGTCGCGGCGAGCGCCGTCGCGGCTCTTCTGGCGCTGACCGCTTGCGGTTCGTCCAAAGACGACGCCCCGTCCAGCCAGGGTTCCGGTTCTCAGGAAGCCGGGGGCGGTGGTGGCGGCGGGACCGGGGACGGCGGCGGCGAATTGACCACGGTCACGGTGGCCTCCTCCCGCCTGTCCCATCTGGCCGCCATAGTGCTGGGCGACGAACAGGGGATCTTCGCCAAACACGGCCTGGAACTCTCGCTCGACCTGGATTCGGCCGACCTGGCCGGGATCCCGGCCGTGGCCGCCGGGCGCGTGAACTTTGGGAACGGCGAGACGGTTTCACTGCTGGCGGCGGCGTCAGAGGGAATCGAGGTGGTCGCCGTGCTGCCCGCCTCCGCGTCAACCGGCGTCCGGGGCGAGGACTACGGCGCGCTGCTGGTCAGCGGCGACTCGCCCATCCAAAGCCCGCGCGAGTTGGAGGGCAAGACCGTGTCCTCCAATTCGCTGACCAACATAGCGTCCCTGGCCGTCCGCGAAGCCGTCCGGGCGGATGGCGGCGACCCGAGCAAACTGAACCTGGTGGAGGTCAACTTCCCGGACGTGCCCACTGCGCTTGAGAACGGCACCATTGACGCGGCGTGGGTGATCGAGCCGTTCAAGTCCGCGGCGATCGCCGGAGGCGCCCGCGCGATCGGGTGGGGGTTTGAGGACATAGCCGACGAGGTCACGGTGTCCACCTGGATAACCTCCGCCAAATTCGCCGAGGAGCACGCGGACGTGGTGTCCGCGTTCAAGGCCGCCGCCCAAGAGTCCTACCAGTACGCGCGGGACCATGAGGACCAGGCCAAGGCCGTCATTCCGACCATCACCTCGATCACGCCCGAAGTCGCGAACACCGTTGTGCTGACCTCGTGGAAAGACGAGGTCACCGTCGCGGAGTTGCAGCGGGTGCTGGACGCCGCCAAAGACTTCGGCCTGGTGACCAAGGAGCCGGACCTCGAAGCGCTGATCTTCAAGGGCTGA
- a CDS encoding cysteine synthase family protein produces the protein MAIPSELEAAFPDPDAAPTFESPFALVGNTPLVRLTKVLEPGTQAKVYVKLDQYNLGGSSKDRIGIGIIRDAIASGELPDGHRIIDFGAGNTAIGYALAGLATGHPVTIVANASLSPEKANLLRFLGAEIIPGRIDVPRDHPENWACVAERHADEDPSTWWARQESTPANPSAHFNSTGPEIWRQTDGQVTHFLAAIATGGTVSGTGRYLHERNPQVQVIATDFADGPNAKTNLFAVADKLDGWEELEHDWARNIDLDVIDRLSTRPRRDAIDFGWRLARTEGLLLGPSSTLSAAIAVELAAKAAPDAVFVVFSADSGRDYLSREYNADWLRANGHAEIADAYAGAQT, from the coding sequence ATGGCAATCCCCTCTGAGCTGGAAGCGGCGTTCCCCGACCCGGACGCAGCGCCAACGTTTGAATCCCCGTTCGCGCTGGTCGGCAACACGCCGCTGGTGCGGCTGACCAAAGTGCTCGAACCGGGCACGCAAGCCAAGGTCTACGTCAAGCTGGACCAATACAACCTGGGCGGGTCGTCAAAGGACCGAATCGGGATTGGGATCATCCGGGACGCGATCGCCTCCGGGGAGCTTCCCGACGGGCACCGGATCATCGACTTCGGGGCGGGCAACACGGCGATCGGCTACGCGTTGGCGGGCCTCGCCACGGGCCACCCGGTGACCATTGTCGCGAACGCGTCGCTGTCGCCGGAGAAGGCCAACCTGCTGCGCTTCCTCGGGGCGGAGATCATCCCCGGGCGGATCGACGTGCCGAGGGACCACCCCGAGAACTGGGCGTGCGTGGCGGAACGGCACGCCGACGAGGACCCCTCGACCTGGTGGGCCCGCCAGGAGTCCACCCCCGCCAACCCGTCGGCCCATTTCAATTCGACGGGTCCCGAAATCTGGCGCCAGACCGACGGCCAGGTGACGCACTTCCTGGCGGCCATAGCGACCGGCGGCACCGTCTCCGGGACCGGCCGTTACCTGCATGAACGCAACCCCCAGGTCCAGGTGATCGCCACCGACTTCGCGGACGGGCCGAACGCGAAGACCAACTTGTTCGCGGTGGCGGACAAGCTCGACGGTTGGGAGGAGCTGGAACACGACTGGGCCCGCAACATAGACCTCGACGTGATAGACCGCCTGTCGACCAGGCCCCGGCGCGACGCGATCGACTTCGGCTGGCGCTTGGCGCGGACCGAAGGGCTGTTGTTGGGTCCAAGCTCCACGCTGTCCGCCGCGATCGCCGTCGAATTGGCCGCCAAAGCCGCGCCCGATGCCGTCTTCGTCGTTTTTTCCGCCGATTCAGGCCGCGATTACCTCAGCCGCGAATACAACGCCGACTGGTTGCGGGCCAACGGCCACGCCGAAATCGCCGACGCGTATGCCGGCGCGCAGACGTGA
- a CDS encoding ABC transporter ATP-binding protein, translated as MTTLRNGPRTGPDKASPATIRLSGVAKTFPARGKSSATTVFSDLNLHVDAGAFVALAGPSGCGKSTLLRIVAGLTPASAGEVLIDDRAVDAPLPGIAVVFQDYSQSLFPWMTVAKNIALGARRVADRAGQAELAASLLADVGLDAEVAAQHPWQLSGGMQQRVAIARALAARPRVLLLDEPFAAVDAQTRSDLQDLIRALWLEHGMTTVLVTHDIDEAVYTSERVVVLGARDQGVILDTPIDLGRTRDQLQTRSEPGFADARRRVLSVIRRPSTPSQGTQP; from the coding sequence ATGACCACCCTGCGGAACGGGCCGCGAACCGGGCCGGACAAGGCGTCCCCCGCGACCATTCGGCTGTCGGGGGTCGCCAAGACCTTCCCCGCCCGGGGCAAGTCTTCTGCGACCACGGTGTTCTCCGACCTGAACTTACACGTCGACGCGGGCGCCTTCGTGGCCCTGGCGGGCCCATCCGGGTGCGGCAAATCAACCCTCCTGAGGATTGTGGCGGGGCTGACTCCGGCGAGCGCCGGAGAGGTGCTGATCGACGACCGGGCCGTGGACGCCCCGCTGCCCGGCATAGCGGTGGTTTTCCAGGACTATTCGCAGAGCCTGTTCCCCTGGATGACCGTGGCCAAGAACATCGCCTTGGGCGCCCGGCGGGTGGCGGACCGCGCCGGCCAGGCGGAACTCGCCGCCAGCCTCTTGGCGGACGTGGGCCTGGACGCCGAGGTGGCCGCCCAGCATCCCTGGCAGCTTTCGGGCGGCATGCAGCAGCGGGTGGCCATAGCGCGGGCGTTGGCGGCCCGCCCCCGCGTGCTGCTGCTGGACGAGCCGTTCGCGGCCGTGGACGCCCAAACCCGGTCCGACTTGCAGGACCTGATCCGCGCCTTATGGCTGGAGCACGGCATGACCACGGTCCTGGTCACCCACGACATTGACGAGGCGGTCTACACCTCGGAAAGAGTCGTGGTGCTGGGCGCCCGCGACCAGGGCGTCATCCTGGACACCCCCATAGACCTTGGCCGCACCCGCGACCAGCTGCAAACCCGGTCAGAACCAGGCTTCGCGGACGCCCGCCGCCGGGTGCTGTCCGTCATCCGCCGCCCGTCCACACCATCACAAGGAACCCAACCATGA
- a CDS encoding ABC transporter permease subunit — MNKIARACVWNLALPLALLGVIALATEGGDSIFFPPLSQVFSAFPETWDWARVTHDVVPSLYRLLVGLLIGAGFAVVAGTVLGMAPRLNLLANPVIAYLRALPSPAIIPMFLILFGIGDLTKIATIALGTTWPMLLNTIDGVRSVPAVQLETMRVLGLPRLSRCWLCFRHASPQFFAGARQSISLAIILMVVSEMVMSTNGIGYAVIQFQRQYSITRMWTGIILLGLLGVLAAWAGETLERRCTRWYAGLHRRQELTR; from the coding sequence ATGAACAAGATCGCGCGGGCCTGCGTTTGGAACCTGGCGCTGCCGCTGGCGTTGCTCGGCGTGATCGCTTTGGCGACTGAGGGCGGTGACAGCATCTTCTTCCCGCCGCTCAGCCAGGTTTTCTCGGCGTTCCCGGAGACGTGGGATTGGGCGCGCGTCACCCATGACGTGGTGCCGTCGCTTTACCGCCTCCTGGTGGGGTTGCTGATCGGGGCGGGGTTCGCTGTGGTGGCGGGCACCGTCCTCGGCATGGCGCCCCGCCTGAATCTGTTGGCCAACCCGGTCATCGCGTATCTGCGCGCCCTGCCCTCGCCGGCCATCATCCCCATGTTCCTGATCCTGTTCGGCATTGGCGACCTGACGAAAATCGCCACGATCGCGCTGGGCACCACCTGGCCAATGCTGCTTAACACGATCGACGGGGTGCGCTCGGTGCCGGCGGTCCAGTTGGAAACCATGCGGGTGCTCGGCCTGCCGCGGCTGAGCCGCTGCTGGCTTTGCTTCAGACACGCGTCGCCGCAGTTCTTCGCCGGCGCCCGCCAATCCATCTCTTTGGCGATCATCCTGATGGTGGTCAGCGAAATGGTCATGAGCACCAACGGGATTGGCTACGCGGTGATCCAATTCCAACGCCAGTACTCCATCACGCGGATGTGGACGGGCATCATCCTGCTCGGCCTGCTGGGCGTCCTGGCGGCCTGGGCCGGAGAGACGCTGGAACGCCGCTGCACCCGGTGGTACGCGGGCCTGCACCGACGCCAGGAGCTGACGCGATGA
- a CDS encoding ABC transporter permease subunit yields MNAVAVPAREKAPGGAGAGTGAGARGRGRGHRVGWRLPEPLTRTAWRGAGIGLALATLEILPRTGLLKPTASYPPLSNVLDRAVQLLATSDFWRVFGQTMISVVVGVAAAFVVGVILGLAVGTWRPVYRAAITTLDFLRGIPPVALIPVIVLLMPVGLGSQTLLAAYSSQWVVFFQVVYGRRSINPTLWDTARVMHLGRWERFRYVIWPSLLPSLATGARIGVSVSLALAITAGLVMGGPSLGQQLNILRGANDIPGSYALIFIIGLIGLALNSIVVGVERRVLNWHVSIRREGE; encoded by the coding sequence ATGAACGCTGTGGCGGTTCCGGCGCGGGAAAAGGCGCCCGGCGGAGCGGGCGCGGGGACTGGCGCGGGTGCTCGCGGGCGGGGGCGCGGGCACCGTGTCGGGTGGCGCCTTCCCGAGCCCTTGACGCGGACCGCCTGGCGCGGGGCCGGGATAGGGCTGGCTCTGGCGACGCTGGAGATTCTGCCGCGGACCGGCCTGCTCAAGCCGACGGCCAGCTATCCGCCGCTGTCGAACGTGTTGGACCGGGCGGTCCAGTTGTTGGCGACCAGCGACTTCTGGAGGGTCTTCGGGCAGACCATGATCTCCGTGGTGGTCGGCGTGGCCGCCGCGTTCGTTGTCGGAGTCATCCTTGGCCTGGCCGTCGGCACGTGGCGCCCCGTCTACCGGGCCGCGATCACCACCTTGGATTTCCTGCGGGGCATCCCGCCGGTGGCGCTGATCCCGGTGATAGTGCTGCTCATGCCGGTCGGATTGGGTTCCCAGACCCTCCTGGCCGCCTACTCCAGCCAATGGGTGGTCTTCTTCCAGGTGGTCTACGGGCGGCGTTCGATCAACCCGACGCTGTGGGACACCGCCCGCGTGATGCATCTGGGCCGGTGGGAGCGGTTTCGGTACGTGATCTGGCCAAGCCTGCTGCCCAGCTTGGCGACCGGCGCCCGCATTGGCGTGTCGGTCTCCTTGGCGCTCGCGATCACCGCGGGCCTGGTGATGGGCGGCCCCAGCCTGGGGCAGCAGCTCAACATCCTGCGGGGCGCGAACGACATCCCCGGAAGCTACGCCTTGATCTTCATCATCGGGCTGATCGGCCTGGCGCTGAACTCCATTGTGGTCGGGGTGGAGCGCCGGGTGCTGAACTGGCACGTCTCGATCAGACGGGAGGGCGAATGA